Proteins from one Panthera leo isolate Ple1 chromosome D1, P.leo_Ple1_pat1.1, whole genome shotgun sequence genomic window:
- the LRRC10B gene encoding leucine-rich repeat-containing protein 10B: MGIAESTPDELPSDAEEQLRSGEQQLELSGRRLRRLPGAVCALSRLQKLYVSGTGLRELPEEIEELRELRILALDFNKLERLPDGLCRLPRLTRLYLGGNRLLALPADFAQLQSLRCLWIEGNFLRRFPRPLLRLVALQSLQMGDNRLRALPAELPRMTGLRGLWLYGNRFEEFPPALLRMGRLHILDLDRNRLGGFPDLHPLRALRVFSYDHNPVTGPPRVADTVFLVGEGAVERMAERDEPTPRPPPRRPARAFEDEEEEDLLIGGGSSRALGPPGGSLPALEAAPGLGT; encoded by the coding sequence ATGGGCATCGCCGAGTCCACGCCGGACGAGCTGCCGTCGGACGCGGAGGAGCAGCTGCGCAGCGGCGAGCAGCAGCTGGAGCTGAGCGGGAGGCGGCTGCGGCGGCTGCCCGGCGCCGTGTGCGCGCTGAGCCGCCTGCAGAAGCTGTACGTGAGCGGCACGGGGCTGCGCGAGCTGCCCGAGGAGATCGAGGAGCTGCGCGAGCTGCGCATCCTGGCGCTCGACTTCAACAAACTCGAGCGCTTGCCCGACGGCCTGTGTCGCCTGCCGCGCCTCACGCGCCTCTACCTGGGCGGCAACCGGCTGCTGGCGCTGCCCGCCGACTTCGCGCAGCTGCAGAGCCTGCGCTGCCTCTGGATCGAGGGCAACTTCCTGCGGCGCTTCCCGCGGCCGCTGCTGCGCCTGGTGGCGCTGCAGTCGCTGCAGATGGGCGACAACCGGCTGCGCGCGCTGCCCGCCGAGCTGCCGCGCATGACGGGCCTGCGCGGCCTCTGGCTCTACGGCAACCGCTTCGAGGAGTTCCCGCCCGCGCTGCTGCGCATGGGCCGCCTGCACATCCTCGACCTGGACCGCAACCGCCTGGGCGGCTTCCCCGACCTGCACCCGCTGCGCGCCCTGCGCGTCTTCTCCTACGACCACAACCCGGTCACTGGGCCCCCGCGCGTCGCCGACACCGTCTTCCTCGTGGGCGAGGGCGCGGTCGAGCGCATGGCCGAGCGTGACGAGCCCACGCCCCGGCCGCCGCCCCGGCGCCCAGCTCGGGCTTttgaggatgaggaggaagaagaccTACTCATAGGGGGCGGGAGCTCCCGGGCTCTGGGGCCCCCCGGGGGCAGCCTCCCCGCCCTGGAAGCCGCCCCAGGACTGGGCACCTGA